One Clostridium estertheticum DNA segment encodes these proteins:
- a CDS encoding carbohydrate ABC transporter permease: MVVKRSIGEKIFDAFNVIMMSLLMFLCSYPLLYVLFASLSDPYKLMQHKGPLFKPLGFTLQGYALVFKNPSIMTGFLNTGFYLVVGTVFSVFMTCLAAYVLSRRNLLFGKPLMLMVTITMFFSGGLIPFFLQVQRLGLMDSRWALIFPSAISVWNLIVLRTAFRSVPESLIESAKIDGANDFTILFKIIIPLSKAAIAVIALFYAVGYWNSWFNAMIFLSDKSKYPLQLILRQILISNDMREMMNLPKSSAQFIQADAYKALIKYSTIIVSTIPILCIYPFIQKHFVKGAMIGSLKE, translated from the coding sequence ATGGTTGTTAAAAGAAGTATTGGTGAAAAGATCTTTGATGCGTTTAATGTAATAATGATGAGTTTACTTATGTTTCTATGTTCCTATCCTCTTTTATATGTTCTGTTTGCTTCCTTAAGTGATCCGTATAAATTAATGCAGCATAAAGGGCCTTTATTTAAACCGCTTGGATTTACTCTCCAAGGATATGCCCTTGTATTTAAAAACCCAAGTATTATGACTGGATTTTTAAATACAGGTTTTTATCTTGTAGTTGGAACTGTATTCAGTGTATTCATGACCTGCTTGGCAGCATATGTGCTTTCAAGAAGAAATTTGTTATTTGGTAAGCCGCTGATGTTGATGGTTACAATAACAATGTTCTTTAGTGGTGGACTAATCCCATTCTTTTTACAGGTTCAAAGACTTGGATTAATGGATTCAAGATGGGCTCTCATATTTCCATCAGCTATATCTGTATGGAACCTTATTGTACTTAGGACAGCCTTCCGAAGTGTACCAGAAAGTCTTATTGAGTCTGCTAAAATAGATGGAGCAAATGATTTTACAATATTATTCAAAATAATCATACCTCTTTCCAAGGCAGCTATTGCAGTTATAGCTTTGTTTTATGCTGTTGGATACTGGAATTCCTGGTTTAATGCAATGATTTTCTTATCAGATAAATCCAAATACCCACTACAACTAATTTTAAGACAAATTCTTATTTCAAATGATATGAGAGAAATGATGAATTTGCCTAAGTCTTCAGCACAATTTATTCAAGCAGATGCCTATAAAGCATTAATTAAGTATAGTACTATAATTGTTTCAACAATACCAATATTGTGTATTTACCCATTCATTCAAAAGCACTTTGTAAAGGGTGCTATGATAGGTTCACTAAAAGAGTAA
- a CDS encoding GtrA family protein, with amino-acid sequence MFDIKFLKFVLVGIINTIFGTGIMFLLYNLANFGYWGSSAVSYILASILSFFLNKNFTFRNKESTVKTALRFTVNIAVCYLLAYSISKPIVTRILLNTSLSKSIVEQVSMLLGMVLFTTLNYVGQRCFAFKGKKNQATY; translated from the coding sequence TTGTTTGATATAAAGTTTTTGAAATTCGTATTAGTTGGAATAATAAATACTATATTCGGCACCGGAATAATGTTTTTGCTGTATAACTTAGCTAACTTCGGCTATTGGGGTTCTTCTGCCGTATCCTATATATTAGCAAGTATACTAAGTTTTTTTCTTAATAAAAATTTCACTTTTAGAAATAAAGAATCTACTGTAAAAACAGCATTAAGATTTACAGTGAATATTGCTGTTTGTTATTTGCTAGCATATAGTATTTCAAAACCAATTGTAACAAGGATACTTTTGAATACTTCTTTATCAAAGAGTATAGTTGAACAGGTTTCTATGCTTTTGGGGATGGTTCTGTTTACTACGCTGAACTATGTAGGGCAGAGGTGTTTTGCATTCAAGGGAAAAAAAAATCAGGCTACCTACTGA
- a CDS encoding ABC transporter permease produces MGELKIGRKLTRKKNTKMWNTIRRDFRINKYIYLMAIPMVVYFILFYYMPMYGVVIAFKDFSPRLGILDSPWVGLKHFKEFFSGMYFGRTFKNTALISFYSLLWGFPSAIILSLLLNEIRREKFKRFVQTVTYLPHFISLVIICGLIVDFTSTDGLINSILSSFGVEASNWLTKPEWFRSIYIGSGVWQSIGWDSIIYLAALSGIDQSLYEAATIDGAGRWKQMLYVTLPSIAPTIVIMLILNIGGLLSVGSEKIILLYNPMTYETSDVIASYVYRKGLIGADYSLSTAVGLFESVIGFGLLVAANKISKKISDQSLW; encoded by the coding sequence ATGGGTGAATTAAAGATTGGAAGAAAATTAACTCGTAAAAAAAATACTAAAATGTGGAATACTATACGTAGAGACTTTAGGATAAATAAATATATTTATTTAATGGCAATACCAATGGTAGTATATTTTATACTTTTTTATTACATGCCTATGTATGGAGTGGTTATAGCATTTAAAGATTTTAGTCCAAGGCTTGGAATATTGGATAGTCCCTGGGTGGGGTTAAAACATTTCAAAGAATTCTTTAGCGGTATGTATTTTGGTAGAACTTTTAAAAATACAGCACTTATTAGTTTTTATTCATTGCTATGGGGATTTCCATCCGCTATAATTTTATCTCTATTGTTAAATGAAATAAGAAGAGAAAAGTTTAAACGCTTTGTACAGACAGTTACCTATCTACCACATTTTATTTCACTCGTTATAATATGTGGTTTGATTGTAGATTTTACCTCCACTGATGGACTGATAAATTCCATATTATCTAGTTTTGGTGTTGAAGCTTCTAACTGGCTTACAAAACCTGAATGGTTTAGAAGTATTTATATAGGTTCAGGAGTATGGCAAAGTATAGGTTGGGATAGCATAATATATCTTGCTGCACTTTCGGGAATAGACCAATCTTTATATGAAGCGGCCACCATAGATGGAGCGGGAAGATGGAAACAGATGTTGTATGTAACATTACCAAGCATAGCACCTACAATTGTGATTATGCTCATACTAAACATAGGAGGACTTTTAAGTGTAGGTTCTGAGAAAATTATTCTTTTATACAATCCCATGACATATGAAACCTCTGACGTTATAGCAAGTTACGTTTATAGAAAAGGACTTATAGGGGCAGATTACAGTCTCAGTACAGCTGTTGGCCTTTTTGAATCTGTAATAGGATTTGGATTACTTGTAGCTGCCAATAAAATTAGTAAAAAAATATCTGATCAAAGTTTATGGTAG
- the ebgA gene encoding beta-galactosidase subunit alpha: protein MRKIKVWENIHIDNINRLNSRVYFNSYADRDKAILNQKKYGQAYKNLNGVWKFMCLDAPEYSPKGFYENSYDCSNWDDIVVPSNWQMQGYGKMHYSDLWYSFPIKPPYVPSENPTGIYKRNFFIDEKCMNDRVVLRFNGVDSAFHLWVNGKEVGYSKGARLLSEFDITDFITQGENHCTVRVYQWSDGTYLEDQDMWWLSGIFRDVELYSQPKNGVEDIYVVTDFNDDYNNGKLMVETVLRNENTRVNDGCTLIYELLDSKNQRVFLEQQPISQLQNRFERVVETPLKWSAEEPNLYTLLISLKEKGNVKQVIPQRIGFRKIEVKGETFLVNGVAIKIKGVNRHDFNPVNGRVVSREEIEADIKLMKQHNINAIRTSHYPNSSYLYDLCDEYGMYVMDETDLECHGFELTNDYKWITDDPNWELSYVSRIERMIQRDKNHPCIIIWSLGNESSFGHNFKAMAKRAKEIDPTRLIHYEGDHDTDIADVYSTMYTWIEPSNPNRLSMQKIINEAKKPNIICEYCHAMGNGPGNLKEYQDLFYAHDKLQGGFIWEWFDHGIQCTDETGKKFYKYGGDFNDEPNNGNFCIDGLIMPDRTPSPGLLEYKKVIEPVETSEIDLKDGLIKIRNRYDFISLHNIDLIYSIVKEDKVIYSGKCDIRHIAARTVKEIKLDYCNIFSKKMYGDYYLNISYVLNKDTSWAESGHKLATAQFKLPSNEEFIAIKPEGRLQVIEEDFRLVIKGQDFETAFDKVKGRMLYIIKDGYEILKSGPQLNFWRAPIDNDMYLLDDYYKKYFMHLMQEITEDFCYEIKDKYVLVKISAMNGTPNASWYYSSTYEYRIYPSGDILIDINGIPDGKLENAPSMIPRIGVKMQVDKECCNAKWYGRGPGESYSDSKECNLFGVYEKTVNDLFTNYVKPQENGNRTDCKWVRLINDRGMGIMAVAKDKLDFSAMYYEVIDLEKAKHTVDLIKRDYIVLNIDYKQNALGSNSCGQNQLDKYRCKFEAFKLSMRLSVYNNKEISDFSLAKELIEE from the coding sequence ATGAGAAAGATAAAAGTGTGGGAAAATATACATATAGACAATATTAATAGATTAAACAGTAGAGTGTATTTCAATTCTTATGCTGATAGAGATAAGGCAATTTTAAATCAGAAAAAATATGGTCAAGCTTATAAAAACTTAAATGGTGTTTGGAAGTTTATGTGTTTAGATGCACCTGAATATTCTCCTAAAGGATTTTATGAAAATAGCTATGATTGCTCAAACTGGGATGATATTGTTGTGCCTTCTAATTGGCAAATGCAAGGCTATGGAAAGATGCACTATTCAGATTTATGGTATAGCTTCCCAATAAAACCTCCTTATGTTCCGTCAGAGAATCCTACTGGAATATACAAAAGAAATTTCTTTATAGATGAAAAATGCATGAATGATAGAGTGGTATTAAGATTTAATGGAGTAGATTCTGCTTTTCACCTTTGGGTCAATGGTAAAGAGGTTGGATACAGCAAGGGAGCAAGGCTATTATCTGAATTTGATATTACAGATTTTATAACGCAAGGTGAAAACCACTGCACAGTGAGGGTTTATCAATGGTCAGATGGAACATATCTAGAAGATCAGGATATGTGGTGGCTTAGTGGAATATTTAGGGACGTAGAACTATATTCACAGCCCAAAAATGGAGTTGAGGATATATATGTAGTTACAGATTTCAATGATGATTATAATAATGGGAAATTAATGGTTGAAACTGTACTAAGAAATGAAAACACTAGAGTAAATGATGGATGTACGCTTATTTATGAGCTTTTAGACTCTAAAAATCAGAGAGTATTTTTAGAGCAGCAGCCTATTTCACAACTTCAAAACAGGTTTGAAAGGGTGGTAGAAACTCCTTTAAAATGGTCTGCTGAGGAGCCGAACCTATACACTTTACTTATATCGTTAAAAGAAAAGGGAAATGTAAAACAGGTTATTCCACAAAGAATTGGCTTTAGGAAGATAGAGGTAAAGGGAGAGACATTTTTAGTAAATGGAGTTGCTATTAAAATAAAAGGAGTTAACAGGCATGATTTTAACCCTGTTAACGGAAGAGTTGTTAGTAGGGAAGAAATTGAAGCTGATATTAAGCTTATGAAGCAGCATAATATAAATGCTATTAGAACATCTCATTATCCTAATTCATCATATTTATATGATTTATGTGATGAATATGGGATGTATGTTATGGATGAAACAGATTTGGAGTGTCATGGTTTTGAGCTTACTAATGACTATAAATGGATTACAGATGACCCTAACTGGGAGCTATCATATGTAAGTAGGATTGAAAGAATGATACAGAGAGACAAAAATCATCCATGCATTATAATTTGGTCTTTAGGTAATGAATCATCCTTTGGACATAATTTTAAAGCTATGGCAAAAAGAGCAAAGGAAATTGATCCAACAAGACTAATTCATTATGAAGGAGATCATGATACGGACATCGCGGATGTTTATTCCACAATGTATACATGGATAGAACCATCGAATCCAAACAGGCTTTCTATGCAAAAAATTATAAATGAAGCTAAAAAACCAAACATAATATGTGAATACTGTCATGCTATGGGAAACGGACCGGGAAATCTTAAAGAATACCAAGACCTATTCTATGCGCATGACAAACTTCAAGGCGGTTTTATATGGGAATGGTTTGATCATGGAATACAATGCACAGATGAAACAGGAAAGAAGTTTTATAAATATGGTGGAGATTTTAATGATGAGCCTAACAATGGGAACTTCTGCATTGATGGACTAATAATGCCTGACAGAACACCTTCACCAGGACTTTTAGAGTATAAAAAAGTAATAGAGCCAGTTGAAACAAGTGAAATAGATTTGAAAGATGGATTAATTAAAATTAGAAATAGATATGATTTTATATCCCTTCATAATATTGATTTAATTTATTCAATAGTTAAAGAAGACAAAGTGATTTATAGCGGCAAATGTGACATAAGGCATATTGCTGCAAGAACTGTGAAAGAGATAAAGCTTGATTACTGCAATATTTTCTCGAAAAAAATGTATGGAGATTATTATTTAAATATTTCTTATGTACTTAATAAAGATACAAGCTGGGCAGAAAGTGGACATAAATTAGCCACAGCTCAATTTAAATTACCTTCAAATGAAGAGTTTATAGCTATAAAACCTGAGGGAAGACTTCAGGTAATAGAAGAGGATTTCAGATTAGTTATAAAGGGACAAGATTTTGAAACAGCCTTTGATAAGGTTAAGGGGCGAATGCTTTACATTATAAAGGATGGATATGAAATACTTAAAAGTGGCCCACAGCTTAATTTTTGGAGGGCTCCAATTGATAACGATATGTATCTTTTAGATGATTACTATAAAAAGTATTTTATGCACTTAATGCAGGAAATTACAGAGGATTTCTGTTATGAAATTAAAGACAAATATGTACTTGTTAAGATCAGTGCAATGAATGGAACTCCAAATGCTTCCTGGTACTATTCTTCAACTTACGAGTACAGAATTTATCCTAGTGGAGATATATTGATTGATATAAATGGTATTCCTGATGGTAAGCTTGAAAATGCTCCAAGCATGATTCCTAGAATAGGGGTAAAAATGCAAGTGGACAAAGAGTGTTGTAATGCCAAATGGTATGGAAGAGGACCAGGAGAATCCTATTCTGACTCAAAAGAGTGTAATCTATTTGGAGTATATGAAAAAACAGTGAATGATTTATTCACAAACTATGTAAAACCACAGGAAAATGGCAATAGGACAGATTGTAAATGGGTTAGGTTAATTAACGATAGAGGCATGGGAATTATGGCAGTTGCAAAGGACAAGCTTGATTTTAGTGCAATGTATTATGAAGTTATTGATTTGGAAAAGGCAAAGCATACAGTAGACCTAATAAAAAGAGATTATATAGTTTTAAATATAGATTACAAACAAAATGCTTTAGGTTCTAATTCTTGTGGTCAAAATCAGCTTGATAAATACAGATGCAAATTTGAAGCCTTTAAACTTTCTATGAGATTATCAGTATACAATAACAAGGAAATTTCTGATTTTTCATTAGCAAAAGAACTGATTGAAGAATAA
- a CDS encoding MGH1-like glycoside hydrolase domain-containing protein — protein MKLSKKVIVALTSCLFITSNITSCTKASIKSEGKRYQFKNLIDVTGLPSKAKPNDNYEINPFSDMGAWHAYHLPGIKDREYYGGFTGPLYIAEEYGIWISKCFNRIKIYNSKDGNEIKLSNCKNPDLSYYPGLLVQEYDMEDFKLSLELRFVTNRTALVTTKIKNKTEKKLDLKLVWDGELLKYQQKNSNESIDMRIEALNKGVKVKFPDINWTWSAFTSQEMEYEIRYPFEVKTCVKGSGYTIEVAENMSIKPKMEYVMNTTNTYTFTKDEKNKENSKIEKILKDPSSYIKENQIRWDGYLSAALKGKNHKYDKVAVKVVETLITNWRSPGGEIKRDGITPSMSYSWFNGIWAWDSWKQAAAVTCFAPELAKDNIRAMFDYQREDGMIIDAIFYNKNGNNYPGEKGGNWNERNSKPPLAAWSVWKVYESTKDKEFLKEMYPKLVKYHEWWYISRDNDKNGIAEYGATVDNLNSDEEQIIQAAAWESGMDNAVRFDTDYGVEVLQNKDKNGKVIGYSINQESVDLNSYLYAEKNYLTRMAEVLNIDEDKQKYEKESTYVKNFIQKNMFDKETGFFYDIDIQSKKPLIERGKGVEGLIPLWAGAASDEQAQKIKNIITDEKKFNTKVPFPTASMDNTRYNVVKYWRGPVWLDQAYFAIEGLNNYGYKDDAVRLAKKLVNNAEGIMEDGKVFRENYNPENGEGLHCTNFSWSAGMIYLLYKDYL, from the coding sequence ATGAAACTATCAAAAAAAGTAATTGTAGCGTTAACTTCATGCTTATTTATAACATCTAATATCACATCCTGTACCAAAGCCTCTATAAAGTCAGAAGGTAAAAGATATCAATTTAAGAATCTTATTGATGTAACAGGTCTTCCTAGTAAAGCAAAGCCTAATGATAATTACGAGATAAATCCATTTTCTGATATGGGTGCATGGCACGCCTACCATCTTCCAGGTATAAAGGATAGGGAGTATTATGGAGGTTTTACTGGACCATTATATATTGCAGAGGAGTACGGAATATGGATTAGTAAATGTTTTAATCGTATTAAAATATATAATTCTAAGGATGGAAATGAAATAAAGCTATCAAATTGTAAAAATCCTGATTTATCATATTATCCTGGACTTCTTGTGCAGGAATATGATATGGAGGACTTTAAACTAAGTCTTGAACTGAGATTTGTTACAAATAGAACAGCACTTGTTACTACTAAAATTAAAAATAAAACTGAAAAGAAGCTTGATTTGAAGCTAGTTTGGGATGGAGAGTTATTAAAGTATCAACAAAAAAATAGTAATGAATCAATAGATATGCGGATAGAAGCCCTTAATAAGGGCGTAAAGGTTAAGTTTCCAGATATAAACTGGACATGGAGTGCCTTTACTTCACAGGAAATGGAATATGAGATTAGGTATCCCTTTGAAGTAAAAACCTGTGTTAAGGGAAGCGGTTATACAATTGAGGTTGCTGAGAATATGTCTATAAAACCCAAAATGGAATATGTTATGAATACTACTAATACATATACTTTTACAAAGGATGAAAAAAATAAAGAAAATAGTAAAATAGAAAAAATCCTAAAAGACCCATCAAGCTATATTAAAGAAAATCAGATTCGATGGGATGGTTACCTTTCAGCCGCTCTTAAGGGAAAGAATCATAAATATGATAAAGTTGCAGTAAAAGTAGTAGAAACCCTGATAACCAACTGGAGAAGTCCAGGCGGAGAAATAAAACGAGATGGTATAACTCCTTCAATGTCCTACAGCTGGTTTAATGGTATATGGGCTTGGGATTCATGGAAGCAAGCTGCAGCAGTAACTTGCTTCGCACCTGAACTTGCAAAGGATAATATAAGGGCAATGTTTGATTATCAAAGAGAAGATGGAATGATAATTGATGCTATATTCTACAATAAGAATGGCAATAACTACCCAGGAGAAAAGGGTGGAAACTGGAATGAAAGGAACTCAAAACCTCCTCTTGCAGCATGGTCAGTTTGGAAGGTTTATGAGTCAACAAAAGATAAGGAATTTCTGAAGGAAATGTATCCAAAACTTGTAAAATATCATGAGTGGTGGTACATCTCCAGAGATAATGATAAAAATGGTATAGCTGAATATGGCGCTACAGTTGATAATCTAAACAGTGATGAAGAGCAAATTATTCAGGCAGCAGCTTGGGAAAGTGGAATGGATAATGCTGTTAGATTTGATACTGATTATGGAGTAGAGGTTCTTCAAAATAAAGATAAGAATGGAAAAGTTATAGGATACTCCATTAATCAGGAGTCAGTTGATTTAAATTCATACCTTTATGCTGAAAAGAACTATCTTACCAGAATGGCAGAGGTTTTAAATATAGATGAAGATAAGCAAAAGTATGAAAAAGAATCAACATATGTTAAAAACTTCATACAAAAAAATATGTTTGATAAGGAAACTGGTTTCTTTTATGATATAGATATTCAAAGCAAAAAACCTCTTATTGAAAGAGGAAAGGGAGTAGAAGGTCTGATTCCTCTTTGGGCAGGCGCTGCATCAGATGAACAGGCACAGAAAATTAAAAATATCATAACTGATGAAAAAAAGTTTAACACAAAGGTTCCATTTCCTACAGCTTCAATGGACAATACAAGGTATAATGTAGTAAAATACTGGAGAGGACCAGTTTGGCTTGATCAGGCATATTTCGCAATAGAAGGTTTAAACAATTATGGATATAAAGATGATGCTGTAAGGCTCGCTAAGAAATTAGTAAATAATGCTGAAGGAATCATGGAAGATGGCAAGGTCTTCAGAGAAAATTATAATCCGGAAAATGGTGAGGGACTTCACTGCACAAACTTCAGCTGGTCAGCAGGGATGATATATCTACTTTATAAAGATTACTTATAG
- a CDS encoding extracellular solute-binding protein — MKSKRALSLTLVAMLAMSMLAGCGDKAKTTASSDSKSTAASKPSSNEKITIKYWVPFASNQYIKSLTESEMYKELEARTNVHVEFIHPTEGQELEQFNLLMTQKDLPDVIQTYSTNYKGGFDKAVADGAFIRLNELIDKNAPNFKKLRQEDPELARQTITDQGNITAFPVVGVDKNEPAWWGPVIRKDWLDELGLKEPTTIDEWYNMLTQFKVKKKAEAPLVFRKSGIDPYGTLVSAYGIGPSFYKKDDVVKYGPMEPEFKEYLATLNKWYKEGLIDKDFATRDKKSREALITSGKVGAYITEYALVDQYAAAIKTTEPKAEFAPLVQPSLKAGENVHYRVTNPRNGGYEAVITSSCKNPEAVVKWFDYAYSQEGFMLFNYGTEGKSYTMVDGKPKFTELLTKDPSGLDFWTVCNKYKLDIGPYLRDYKAIPAFTKIDSDCMDKWTKAEADYVIPPTNMTPEENDTYSSIMGDIDTYRDEMVLKFIIGKEPLSNFDKYVGQLKKMRVEEVIKIQQDALDRYNTRKIK, encoded by the coding sequence ATGAAAAGTAAAAGAGCGTTATCACTCACTCTTGTAGCTATGCTAGCAATGTCAATGCTAGCTGGATGTGGAGACAAGGCAAAAACTACAGCAAGTTCAGATTCAAAGTCAACTGCAGCTTCAAAGCCAAGTTCAAATGAAAAAATAACAATTAAGTACTGGGTTCCATTCGCTTCAAATCAGTATATAAAGAGCCTAACTGAAAGTGAAATGTATAAGGAACTTGAGGCAAGAACCAATGTCCATGTTGAGTTTATACACCCAACTGAAGGGCAGGAACTGGAACAGTTTAACCTTCTAATGACTCAAAAGGATCTGCCAGATGTTATACAAACATATTCTACTAATTATAAAGGTGGATTTGACAAAGCAGTAGCAGATGGTGCATTTATAAGACTTAATGAATTAATTGACAAAAATGCACCTAACTTTAAAAAGTTAAGACAAGAAGATCCTGAATTAGCAAGACAGACAATCACTGACCAGGGGAATATAACTGCGTTTCCTGTAGTAGGAGTGGATAAGAATGAACCTGCATGGTGGGGACCAGTTATTCGTAAGGACTGGCTTGATGAGCTTGGACTAAAAGAGCCGACAACTATTGATGAATGGTACAATATGCTAACTCAGTTTAAAGTGAAAAAGAAAGCAGAAGCCCCATTAGTATTTAGAAAATCAGGAATAGATCCATATGGTACACTTGTTAGTGCTTATGGTATTGGACCATCATTCTATAAAAAAGATGATGTTGTAAAATACGGCCCAATGGAGCCTGAGTTTAAAGAATACCTTGCAACTTTGAATAAATGGTATAAGGAAGGCTTAATAGATAAGGATTTTGCTACACGTGATAAAAAGAGTAGAGAAGCTTTAATTACCTCAGGAAAAGTAGGAGCGTATATAACAGAATATGCGTTGGTTGATCAATATGCAGCTGCAATTAAAACTACAGAGCCAAAGGCTGAATTTGCTCCACTTGTACAACCATCATTAAAAGCAGGTGAAAATGTTCATTACAGAGTAACTAACCCTAGAAATGGTGGTTATGAAGCTGTTATAACATCATCATGTAAAAATCCTGAAGCAGTAGTTAAGTGGTTTGACTATGCATATAGCCAAGAAGGTTTTATGCTATTTAATTATGGAACCGAAGGTAAGAGCTACACTATGGTAGATGGGAAGCCAAAGTTCACAGAGCTTCTTACAAAAGATCCTAGTGGACTTGATTTCTGGACAGTATGTAATAAATACAAGTTGGACATAGGACCTTACCTTAGAGATTACAAAGCAATACCAGCGTTTACAAAAATAGATTCAGATTGTATGGACAAGTGGACAAAGGCAGAAGCTGATTACGTAATCCCTCCAACAAATATGACTCCAGAAGAAAATGATACTTATTCAAGTATTATGGGCGATATCGACACTTATAGAGATGAGATGGTATTAAAGTTTATAATCGGTAAAGAACCATTAAGTAACTTTGATAAATACGTAGGTCAGCTTAAGAAAATGAGAGTTGAAGAAGTAATTAAGATTCAGCAAGATGCCCTTGATAGATATAATACTAGAAAAATTAAATAA
- a CDS encoding LacI family DNA-binding transcriptional regulator, with translation MATIKEIAEMAEVSTATVSRVLNYDESLNASEATRKKIFAIAQELEYVTTRERRSKKQICQVCIVKGYSEQEELDDPYYFSIRLSIEKSLREENIEYIVISKDRLFDERLNKVDGILAVGSFTTEEIKNFKDMNGNIVFVDSNPQDEAFDSVVINMGKVVKKVLDYLISLGHKEIGYIGGEDYLIGENIHLPDYRESWYRKYMSEFGFLNEEFIRVGRFTPISGYELMKDILDTGKYPSAFFIANDSMAIGAYKAIMEKGLSIPEDISIVGCNDIPTAQFIVPALTTIKIYINFMGETAVDLLVERIKYERKISKIIVIPTELILRDSCKKL, from the coding sequence ATGGCTACAATAAAAGAAATAGCTGAGATGGCCGAGGTATCCACGGCTACGGTATCCAGGGTTTTAAATTATGATGAATCACTGAATGCATCAGAAGCTACAAGAAAAAAGATTTTTGCAATTGCTCAGGAACTAGAGTATGTTACTACTAGGGAAAGAAGAAGCAAAAAACAAATCTGTCAAGTATGTATCGTAAAAGGGTATTCAGAACAAGAAGAATTGGATGATCCGTATTATTTTTCTATAAGACTTTCTATTGAAAAAAGCTTAAGAGAAGAGAATATAGAATATATAGTAATTTCGAAGGACAGGCTGTTTGATGAGCGATTAAATAAAGTGGATGGAATACTGGCTGTAGGGAGTTTTACCACTGAGGAAATTAAGAACTTTAAAGATATGAATGGCAACATAGTTTTTGTGGACAGTAATCCACAGGATGAAGCCTTTGATAGTGTAGTAATAAATATGGGTAAAGTAGTTAAAAAGGTGCTTGATTATTTAATTTCTCTTGGTCATAAAGAGATAGGGTACATTGGCGGAGAAGATTACCTCATTGGAGAAAACATCCATTTGCCTGATTATAGAGAGTCTTGGTATCGTAAGTATATGAGTGAATTTGGCTTTCTTAATGAAGAATTTATAAGGGTAGGGAGATTTACACCAATTAGTGGATATGAGCTCATGAAGGATATTTTGGATACGGGGAAATATCCTAGTGCCTTTTTCATAGCAAATGATTCAATGGCAATAGGTGCATACAAAGCTATAATGGAGAAGGGGCTTAGCATTCCTGAGGATATCAGTATAGTAGGCTGTAATGATATCCCTACTGCTCAATTTATAGTTCCAGCTTTGACAACTATAAAAATCTATATTAATTTTATGGGAGAAACAGCAGTTGATCTTTTGGTTGAAAGAATTAAATACGAAAGAAAAATTAGTAAAATAATTGTAATACCTACAGAATTGATACTTAGAGATAGCTGCAAAAAACTATAA